The proteins below come from a single Chryseobacterium nepalense genomic window:
- a CDS encoding OmpH family outer membrane protein, with amino-acid sequence MKNFRIVFSFFLFLLFSLSNAQKVGVVDTEYILNKMPQYKEAEARLNAQIDTWQSELQNLQSEYERKRSAFESEKVLLIGDQLKLREKEVMDLEKNIKTTTSLRFGATGEIKKLRTNLVQPFQDQIWGAIKTMAEKNGIGIVIDKTSNNVLFLQKRFDYSDKVLDILLKDTDKKEKTKTRK; translated from the coding sequence ATGAAAAATTTTAGAATTGTTTTCTCATTCTTCTTATTTTTGCTTTTCAGTTTAAGCAATGCGCAGAAAGTGGGTGTTGTTGATACAGAGTATATTCTGAATAAAATGCCTCAGTATAAGGAAGCGGAAGCAAGACTTAACGCCCAGATTGATACATGGCAGTCCGAACTTCAGAACCTGCAGTCGGAATACGAACGTAAAAGATCTGCTTTTGAAAGTGAGAAAGTACTTTTAATTGGAGATCAGCTGAAGTTGAGAGAAAAAGAAGTAATGGATTTGGAAAAAAATATCAAAACCACTACAAGTTTACGCTTTGGAGCTACGGGAGAGATTAAAAAGCTAAGGACTAATCTTGTTCAGCCGTTTCAGGATCAGATCTGGGGCGCAATCAAGACAATGGCCGAGAAAAACGGAATAGGAATAGTGATTGATAAAACAAGTAATAATGTACTGTTCCTGCAAAAAAGATTCGATTACTCAGATAAAGTACTTGATATTTTATTAAAAGATACCGATAAAAAAGAAAAAACTAAAACCCGAAAATAA
- a CDS encoding acyl-CoA thioesterase has product MEKEVSTTVKVRFSDCDPIGHLNNVKYLDYMFNAREDHVETFYGFTYEEYTKLTGCTWIAIQNEIAYIKEVRYNTSVIISSKTIEVQDRTAKVEILMKSLDEKTIHAVLWVTVIYFNVKTRKSEVHPEEIKETFNKFYVDLEQKEFQSRVKFLRSQNAKNS; this is encoded by the coding sequence ATGGAAAAAGAAGTATCAACCACGGTAAAGGTGAGGTTTAGTGATTGTGATCCGATTGGTCATTTAAATAACGTTAAATATCTGGACTATATGTTCAATGCCAGGGAAGATCATGTGGAAACATTCTATGGTTTTACCTATGAAGAATATACCAAGCTTACAGGCTGTACCTGGATTGCCATTCAGAACGAAATTGCTTACATTAAAGAAGTACGGTACAATACTTCAGTGATCATCAGCAGCAAAACCATAGAAGTTCAGGACAGAACGGCAAAGGTTGAAATTCTTATGAAAAGCCTGGACGAGAAAACCATTCATGCAGTATTATGGGTTACCGTAATTTATTTTAATGTTAAAACAAGAAAATCTGAAGTACATCCAGAAGAGATTAAGGAAACGTTCAATAAATTTTATGTAGATTTAGAGCAGAAAGAGTTTCAGTCAAGAGTTAAATTTTTAAGATCACAGAACGCAAAAAATTCATAA
- a CDS encoding OmpH family outer membrane protein produces MKKLSVLFAAVMMVVSVGMAKAQKIATLDVIGILNAMPEKKKADTDLKAFLDTKQAEIKKKADAGQAKLKQYSEEAPKKTAEENKAREAELAKMQQEIQDMNDKAQKDFVAKQDAAYEPIEKKLNDAVSKVAKANGYDYIMDANSSAFVFKGGPDATAAVKKELGVQ; encoded by the coding sequence ATGAAAAAATTAAGTGTATTATTTGCAGCGGTAATGATGGTTGTATCGGTAGGTATGGCAAAAGCTCAAAAAATTGCAACTTTAGACGTTATAGGTATTCTTAATGCAATGCCTGAAAAGAAAAAAGCAGATACTGATCTTAAAGCCTTCTTAGATACAAAACAAGCTGAAATCAAGAAAAAGGCGGATGCAGGACAGGCTAAGTTAAAGCAATATTCTGAGGAAGCTCCTAAGAAAACAGCTGAAGAAAACAAAGCAAGAGAGGCTGAATTGGCAAAAATGCAACAAGAAATTCAGGATATGAACGATAAAGCTCAAAAAGATTTTGTTGCAAAACAGGATGCTGCTTATGAACCAATCGAGAAAAAACTGAATGATGCCGTTTCCAAAGTTGCTAAAGCAAACGGATACGATTATATCATGGATGCAAACTCTTCTGCCTTCGTATTCAAAGGAGGTCCGGACGCTACGGCTGCCGTAAAGAAAGAATTAGGCGTTCAATAA